The uncultured Desulfuromonas sp. genome has a segment encoding these proteins:
- the trpB gene encoding tryptophan synthase subunit beta, with product MSMYSYPDPRGHFGQFGGRYVAETLMPALLELEQAYNEAIADPEFDKEFHYYLNHYVGRPSPLYYAERLTEHLGGARIYLKREDLNHTGAHKVNNTVGQVLLAKRMGKKKVIAETGAGQHGVATATVAARFGLECEVFMGTEDIRRQSLNVFRMKLLGAKVHGVTSGTATLKDAMNDALRHWVTHVRDTFYVIGTVAGPHPYPQLVRDFQAVIGREAREQILAAEGKLPDAVVACIGGGSNAMGIFYPFIHDEAVRLMGVEAAGLGVDTDKHAASISAGKVGVLHGNKTFLLQDDDGQINHAHSISAGLDYPGVGPEHALLHEIKRAEYVAISDDEALDGFKQLTQLEGIIPALESAHAVAQVIKLAPTMSKEQIIIMNLSGRGDKDMHTVAEAFGVEL from the coding sequence ATGTCGATGTATTCATACCCGGATCCGCGAGGTCATTTTGGTCAGTTCGGCGGACGCTATGTGGCGGAAACCCTGATGCCGGCGCTGCTGGAACTGGAGCAGGCCTATAACGAAGCCATCGCTGATCCTGAGTTTGATAAGGAGTTCCATTATTATCTCAACCATTACGTCGGCCGTCCGAGTCCGCTTTACTACGCAGAGCGCCTGACGGAACATCTTGGCGGCGCCAGGATCTACCTGAAGAGGGAAGACCTCAATCACACCGGCGCCCACAAGGTCAATAATACCGTTGGCCAGGTCTTGCTGGCCAAACGGATGGGTAAGAAGAAGGTCATTGCCGAGACCGGTGCCGGCCAGCACGGTGTGGCCACAGCCACCGTGGCTGCGCGATTCGGCTTGGAATGCGAAGTGTTTATGGGCACGGAGGATATTCGGCGCCAGTCGCTCAACGTGTTCCGCATGAAACTGCTCGGCGCCAAAGTGCATGGCGTCACCAGTGGCACGGCGACCCTGAAGGACGCTATGAATGATGCGTTGCGTCACTGGGTCACCCATGTTCGCGATACATTCTATGTCATCGGCACCGTGGCCGGACCGCATCCTTATCCGCAGCTGGTGCGCGATTTTCAGGCGGTGATCGGTCGTGAAGCCCGTGAACAGATTCTGGCGGCCGAGGGTAAGCTGCCCGATGCAGTGGTCGCCTGTATTGGTGGCGGGTCCAATGCCATGGGGATCTTCTATCCGTTCATTCATGATGAAGCGGTGCGGCTGATGGGTGTTGAAGCGGCCGGTCTCGGTGTGGATACGGACAAGCATGCTGCCAGTATCAGTGCCGGGAAAGTCGGCGTGCTGCACGGCAACAAAACCTTTCTGCTCCAGGATGACGATGGTCAGATCAACCATGCCCACTCCATTTCCGCCGGATTGGACTACCCAGGTGTCGGGCCCGAGCATGCGCTGCTGCATGAAATCAAACGCGCTGAGTATGTGGCCATCAGCGATGATGAAGCGTTGGACGGTTTCAAGCAGCTGACCCAGCTGGAAGGGATTATCCCGGCGCTGGAAAGCGCCCACGCCGTGGCTCAGGTGATCAAGCTGGCCCCAACCATGAGTAAAGAGCAGATTATTATCATGAACCTGTCCGGTCGTGGTGACAAGGATATGCATACCGTTGCCGAAGCGTTCGGTGTGGAATTGTAA
- a CDS encoding DEAD/DEAH box helicase, with protein sequence MRFDALNLPELVQQGVQQLGFAELTPVQEQAIPLALDGRDVAAQAQTGTGKTAAFLIALYTRLLNNPQPTTANPRALIMAPTRELVVQICEDAKGLVPDSPLTIHPVYGGVDYDRQRKAFAEGVDIVVATPGRLIDYAKQKVFSFKRIEVLVIDEADRMFDMGFISDLRFILRRLPSYDKRQTMLFSATLSPRVMELAYDFMNEAEKVQIEPEQVTAERVEQIVYHVGGKEKIPLLLGLLNGRMADGRVMVFANTKRDTDYVTRVLQTNGVKAAQISGDISQVKRMRILGEFKEGKVQVLVATDVASRGIHIEDVTHVVNYDVPQDPEDYVHRIGRTARAGASGLAIMMADEDLVYHLPAIEEYIGSSIPSEVPAEELFTWEFKRPPRKHKKTPPHGKSPGKGAPKGKGQAKSSGDKPQRRRRPRRRKPSGDKPVES encoded by the coding sequence ATGCGTTTTGATGCCCTCAACCTTCCTGAACTGGTTCAGCAGGGAGTGCAGCAACTCGGTTTTGCCGAGCTGACTCCGGTGCAGGAACAAGCCATCCCTCTGGCATTGGATGGCCGCGATGTGGCCGCCCAGGCCCAAACCGGCACCGGCAAGACAGCGGCTTTTCTGATTGCTCTCTATACCCGCCTGCTCAACAACCCTCAACCGACCACAGCGAATCCTCGGGCGCTGATTATGGCGCCGACCCGTGAGTTGGTCGTGCAGATCTGCGAAGACGCCAAGGGGCTGGTGCCGGACTCGCCGCTGACCATTCACCCGGTGTATGGCGGGGTGGACTATGACCGCCAACGTAAGGCCTTTGCCGAAGGGGTGGACATTGTTGTCGCCACGCCGGGCCGGTTGATTGATTATGCCAAGCAGAAGGTGTTCTCCTTCAAACGCATTGAAGTGCTGGTGATTGATGAGGCCGACCGCATGTTCGACATGGGCTTTATCAGTGACCTGCGTTTTATCCTGCGTCGCCTGCCGTCTTATGACAAACGGCAGACCATGCTGTTTTCGGCCACCTTATCGCCCCGCGTCATGGAATTGGCCTACGATTTTATGAATGAGGCGGAAAAGGTCCAGATCGAGCCGGAACAGGTGACCGCTGAACGGGTCGAACAGATTGTCTACCATGTCGGCGGTAAGGAAAAGATTCCCCTGTTGCTGGGATTACTCAATGGCCGTATGGCTGACGGTCGCGTCATGGTATTTGCCAACACCAAGCGGGATACCGATTATGTCACCCGGGTGCTGCAGACCAATGGGGTCAAGGCGGCGCAGATTTCCGGCGACATCTCCCAGGTTAAACGGATGCGGATTCTCGGCGAATTCAAGGAGGGCAAAGTTCAGGTGCTGGTGGCCACGGATGTCGCCTCTCGTGGGATTCATATTGAAGATGTCACCCATGTCGTCAATTATGATGTGCCTCAGGACCCGGAAGACTATGTCCACCGTATCGGGCGCACCGCTCGTGCCGGAGCATCCGGTCTGGCGATTATGATGGCGGATGAAGATCTGGTCTATCATTTGCCGGCCATCGAAGAATATATCGGCAGCAGCATACCCAGCGAAGTGCCGGCGGAAGAATTATTTACCTGGGAGTTCAAGCGCCCGCCGCGCAAACACAAGAAAACTCCGCCCCACGGCAAGTCGCCCGGCAAGGGCGCGCCGAAGGGCAAGGGACAAGCCAAATCATCTGGCGATAAACCACAACGGCGTCGCCGTCCTCGCCGCCGTAAACCCAGTGGCGACAAACCCGTGGAGAGCTGA
- a CDS encoding uracil-DNA glycosylase has protein sequence MALRDPLLPELTECQRCPRLVNYLATLPPKGGRTRGDYWNRPVPGFGDLNARIWLVGLAPGAHGANRTGRPFTGDGAGDFMYPLLHQAGLSSQTESESWDDALRLNGLYISNAVKCVPPGNKPLAAEFHQCRDYLLREWRQLASVRVILALGRDAFISVLHLLKAQGMIKRLADFPFAHHACFELPNGQYLLACYHTSRYNVQTGRMTPELFLQVLSRARQLAEL, from the coding sequence ATGGCGTTACGTGATCCACTATTGCCGGAATTAACCGAGTGTCAACGTTGCCCCCGGCTGGTTAACTATCTGGCGACCCTGCCGCCCAAAGGGGGCCGGACGCGTGGCGATTACTGGAACCGTCCCGTTCCGGGATTTGGAGACCTGAATGCGCGCATCTGGCTGGTCGGCTTAGCCCCCGGAGCCCATGGCGCAAATCGCACCGGACGACCGTTTACCGGTGATGGTGCCGGGGATTTCATGTATCCCTTGCTGCACCAGGCCGGTTTGAGCAGCCAGACTGAATCCGAATCCTGGGATGATGCGTTGCGTCTTAACGGTCTGTATATCAGCAACGCCGTCAAATGCGTTCCACCCGGCAACAAACCTCTGGCTGCGGAATTCCACCAGTGTCGCGATTATCTGTTACGTGAATGGCGGCAATTGGCGTCGGTTCGGGTGATCCTGGCTTTGGGACGTGATGCCTTTATCAGTGTGTTGCATCTGCTCAAAGCACAGGGCATGATCAAGCGACTGGCTGATTTCCCGTTTGCCCATCATGCCTGTTTTGAGTTGCCCAACGGTCAATACCTGCTGGCCTGTTACCACACCAGTCGCTATAACGTGCAGACCGGTCGTATGACGCCGGAGCTGTTTTTACAGGTGTTAAGCCGGGCGCGTCAGTTGGCGGAACTCTAG
- the trpA gene encoding tryptophan synthase subunit alpha → MGRIEETFAQLKQSNHKALIPFITAGDPEMDTTEKIIATLVDAGADLIELGVPFSDPMADGPTIQAASERALAAGATLDSVLDLVERVRSFSQVPIVLMGYYNPVFCYGLERFAARAAQAGVDGLLLVDLPAEEREELHIHLKPKGIHLITLLAPTTPPDRAAQLLKEAQGFVYYVSMTGVTGTSKVDGSAIESQVVQLRELSPVPVAVGFGITTEQDAAAIARFSDAVVVGSALVKVIQQHAESPCLLEEVRRFVAELKQGVSRAIDLQ, encoded by the coding sequence GTGGGTCGAATTGAAGAAACTTTTGCACAACTGAAACAAAGCAACCACAAAGCGTTGATACCGTTTATTACCGCCGGTGATCCGGAGATGGATACCACGGAAAAGATCATCGCCACCCTGGTTGATGCCGGAGCCGATCTCATTGAACTCGGCGTGCCTTTTTCCGATCCAATGGCCGATGGCCCGACCATCCAGGCTGCTTCCGAGCGTGCTCTGGCTGCCGGTGCGACTCTTGATTCAGTTCTTGATCTGGTTGAGCGGGTTCGTTCGTTCAGCCAGGTGCCGATCGTGTTGATGGGCTATTACAATCCCGTTTTCTGTTATGGGCTCGAGCGGTTTGCCGCCCGGGCGGCTCAAGCCGGCGTTGATGGCCTGTTACTGGTCGATCTGCCGGCAGAGGAGCGGGAGGAATTGCACATCCACTTGAAACCCAAGGGGATCCACCTGATTACCCTGTTGGCTCCGACCACACCGCCGGATCGTGCCGCCCAGCTTCTCAAAGAGGCACAGGGCTTTGTGTACTATGTGTCGATGACCGGAGTGACGGGGACCAGCAAGGTGGATGGCTCTGCCATTGAATCACAAGTGGTGCAGCTTCGAGAGCTCAGCCCTGTCCCGGTCGCCGTTGGCTTCGGCATTACCACCGAACAGGATGCTGCTGCAATCGCGCGTTTCTCGGATGCCGTTGTGGTGGGAAGCGCTTTGGTCAAAGTTATTCAACAGCACGCTGAGTCGCCCTGTCTGCTGGAGGAGGTCCGCCGTTTTGTGGCGGAGCTTAAGCAGGGTGTGAGCCGTGCAATTGATTTACAATGA
- the accD gene encoding acetyl-CoA carboxylase, carboxyltransferase subunit beta: protein MSWFSRKKAPIAPVEKKTVQMPEGLWTKCKNCSEIIYAKEIERNLNVCPKCDYHFRISARARIDLVLDKDSFVEMDANLESVDFLEFKDSKKYKDRIKASVTKAGGGDAVVCGEGAIDGLPVVVSVFDFSFMGGSMGSVVGEKITRAIEKGLENKVPVIVFSCSGGARMQESILSLMQMAKTSAALAKLKAAGIPFISVLTDPTTGGVTASFAMLGDINMTEPRALIGFAGPRVIEQTIRQKLPEGFQRSEYLLEHGMIDMIVRRQEMKQRLSQVLRIFTKN, encoded by the coding sequence ATGTCCTGGTTCAGCCGAAAAAAAGCGCCTATCGCGCCTGTTGAAAAAAAGACCGTCCAGATGCCCGAAGGGCTGTGGACCAAATGTAAAAACTGCTCTGAAATCATCTACGCCAAAGAAATTGAGCGTAATCTTAATGTTTGCCCCAAATGTGATTATCACTTTCGTATCAGCGCCCGTGCCCGTATTGATCTGGTGTTGGACAAAGACTCCTTTGTGGAAATGGACGCCAATCTGGAGTCGGTCGATTTTCTCGAATTCAAAGATTCCAAAAAATACAAAGACCGCATCAAGGCCTCGGTCACCAAGGCCGGTGGCGGCGATGCCGTGGTGTGCGGTGAAGGCGCCATTGACGGCTTGCCCGTTGTCGTATCGGTGTTTGACTTCAGCTTCATGGGCGGAAGCATGGGCTCCGTTGTCGGCGAAAAGATCACCCGTGCCATTGAAAAAGGGTTGGAAAACAAGGTGCCTGTCATTGTGTTTTCCTGTAGCGGCGGTGCCCGCATGCAGGAAAGTATTCTGTCACTGATGCAGATGGCCAAAACCAGTGCCGCATTGGCCAAACTGAAAGCGGCGGGTATTCCGTTTATTTCGGTGCTGACCGACCCGACCACCGGTGGGGTGACCGCCAGTTTCGCCATGCTCGGTGATATCAATATGACCGAACCGCGTGCTTTGATCGGCTTTGCCGGACCGCGCGTCATCGAACAGACCATCCGTCAGAAACTGCCGGAAGGATTCCAGCGCTCCGAATACCTGCTTGAGCACGGCATGATCGACATGATCGTGCGGCGTCAGGAGATGAAACAGCGCCTGTCCCAGGTGTTGCGTATCTTCACCAAGAACTGA
- a CDS encoding folylpolyglutamate synthase/dihydrofolate synthase family protein, with protein MMTPEAALEFLYGLQMFGIKLGLENIRTLLDSVGQPQHNYGIVHVAGTNGKGSVCAFLGRIYRQAGYRVGVYTSPHLHRFNERITVNGQLIADRDLVALVDELRRNNSQVPATFFEFTTALALLYFARQNVDLVILEVGMGGRLDATNVVSPLVSVIMPVSDDHGDYLGNSLAEIAAEKGGIIKPGVPVVLGPQQDTALTVLTARAEELAAPCLCFGRDFSVETQENGCQVTTGAHAWPVVQPSLPGRHQCDNLAVALMVVSHLAARGWHVPQQTVLDAAADTQWPGRLEWVGERILLDGAHNASGANALADYLRWRKVTRIHWVAGFKADKDMEAVVASLLPFVTRAYCVDPPIEQAYPKDRLVSHLRQQNCEASAWDSPTHALEAALQQCGEHDIVVVAGSLFLVAACRQWLISTCNLEEMEEANCDG; from the coding sequence ATGATGACGCCCGAGGCAGCTTTGGAGTTCCTTTATGGGCTCCAGATGTTCGGGATCAAGTTGGGGTTGGAAAATATCCGGACCCTGCTTGATTCCGTCGGGCAGCCCCAACACAATTACGGCATTGTTCATGTCGCCGGGACCAATGGTAAGGGCTCGGTTTGTGCATTTCTCGGTCGGATTTACCGGCAGGCGGGCTATCGGGTGGGCGTCTATACATCGCCTCATCTGCACCGTTTCAATGAGCGCATTACCGTGAACGGCCAGCTGATTGCTGATCGTGATCTGGTTGCGCTGGTCGATGAACTGCGCCGTAACAACTCTCAGGTGCCAGCGACGTTTTTTGAATTTACCACGGCGCTGGCACTTCTTTATTTTGCCAGGCAAAATGTCGATCTGGTGATTCTTGAGGTGGGCATGGGCGGTCGACTTGATGCCACCAATGTTGTCTCTCCGCTGGTTTCGGTCATTATGCCGGTCAGCGATGATCATGGTGATTATCTCGGCAACAGTCTGGCCGAGATCGCTGCGGAAAAAGGCGGCATCATCAAGCCGGGCGTTCCGGTCGTGCTCGGTCCTCAGCAGGATACGGCACTGACGGTCCTGACAGCGCGAGCCGAAGAACTGGCGGCGCCCTGTTTGTGTTTCGGGCGCGATTTTTCCGTGGAAACACAGGAAAACGGGTGTCAGGTGACGACGGGCGCTCATGCCTGGCCCGTGGTGCAACCGTCATTGCCGGGACGCCATCAGTGCGATAATCTTGCCGTGGCGCTGATGGTAGTGAGCCATCTGGCCGCGCGGGGTTGGCATGTGCCACAACAGACTGTGCTTGATGCCGCGGCAGATACCCAATGGCCGGGGCGCTTGGAATGGGTTGGTGAGCGCATTTTGCTCGATGGCGCGCATAATGCCTCCGGAGCGAACGCGTTAGCCGATTATCTGCGTTGGCGTAAGGTGACGCGGATTCACTGGGTCGCCGGGTTTAAAGCAGACAAGGATATGGAGGCTGTCGTGGCATCCTTGCTGCCGTTTGTCACCCGGGCCTACTGTGTTGATCCGCCGATAGAACAGGCCTATCCAAAAGATCGTCTGGTGAGCCACCTGCGTCAGCAGAACTGCGAGGCCTCGGCCTGGGATTCCCCGACGCATGCGCTGGAGGCGGCGCTGCAGCAGTGTGGGGAGCATGACATTGTTGTCGTGGCGGGGTCGCTGTTTCTGGTGGCTGCCTGTCGGCAATGGTTGATATCAACATGTAATTTGGAAGAAATGGAAGAGGCAAACTGTGACGGGTAA
- the lptD gene encoding LPS assembly protein LptD has translation MRCSALIVVLLFSLVGGLAMAATPGESDEPVSLQADSLDYDKATSTYTAVGTVDLQQGTTQLFADKVRYNTQTGDAEAEGHVDLRDVDGQLQGERMDVNIRTSVGTAQQARGFISSYNFHLAGEEISKLSDQKYRIRNGSFTTCDGDVPAWKFGAKEVNVTVGGYAKAKHVTFYLHDIPVLYTPYLAYPVKVERESGFLMPGFGYSRERGMQLSLAYYQVLARNMDATLYVDYFSDMGIGTGLNYRYIFGDDNEGEADLYYISGYGDSGYADLDDRFAYRWEHLGTLPGEFRFSADVEYVSDREYFEDFGTVAEEYDKDEVESTVALSRQWGNWNMTAELLYTKDLEEGADNDHTLQRLPEIQLDYNRTRIGQTPFYAKLDSTSTYFWRREGLKGERMDIRPALSAIFQPGMFVEIEPEIGYRERLYWTSSEGPGFEHAENMDFSTRISTRVSRIFNLGTTSGLTKLKHSVEPEVTYFYTPNKKQDDLPYFDGADRVDNANEVEYALVNRLVGRFDSENGSPSYLELVYFRLSQTYDIWLSRRDREEREDEDRFSDIRSELIVRPSNRWVFDIDSYYDPHRNELSKFTAEFGAYYSDDHSYTASYRYKEDDSEYLATTLAVDWFDPLFVTYEYRHDLVEDHRLENVVALEYRAQCWSVFVSYRDRIEDHELMVSFALSGIGSVGHAGASLGTE, from the coding sequence ATGCGATGTTCTGCGTTGATTGTTGTGTTGCTGTTCAGTCTTGTTGGCGGTCTGGCCATGGCAGCTACGCCGGGCGAAAGTGATGAGCCGGTCTCTTTGCAGGCGGATTCTCTCGACTACGACAAGGCGACCTCAACCTATACGGCTGTGGGTACGGTTGATCTTCAGCAGGGCACGACGCAACTGTTTGCCGACAAGGTTCGTTACAACACCCAGACCGGTGATGCCGAAGCTGAGGGCCATGTCGACTTGCGTGATGTCGATGGACAGCTGCAGGGGGAGCGGATGGATGTGAATATCCGCACCAGTGTCGGCACCGCTCAGCAGGCCCGCGGATTTATCTCCTCGTATAATTTTCATCTCGCCGGAGAAGAGATCAGCAAACTCAGCGACCAGAAATACCGCATCCGCAACGGTTCGTTCACCACCTGTGACGGTGATGTGCCGGCGTGGAAGTTTGGTGCCAAAGAAGTCAATGTCACGGTTGGCGGCTATGCCAAAGCCAAACACGTGACCTTTTACCTGCATGATATCCCTGTATTGTATACCCCTTATCTGGCCTACCCGGTCAAAGTCGAACGTGAGTCCGGTTTTCTGATGCCGGGATTCGGCTATTCTCGCGAACGGGGCATGCAACTGTCTTTGGCCTATTACCAAGTGTTGGCCCGTAACATGGACGCTACTCTGTATGTTGATTATTTTTCCGATATGGGCATCGGCACCGGTTTGAATTATCGCTATATCTTTGGCGATGACAATGAAGGTGAAGCCGATCTTTATTATATCTCCGGTTATGGTGATTCCGGCTATGCGGATTTGGATGATCGCTTCGCCTACCGCTGGGAACATCTTGGCACGTTGCCGGGGGAGTTCCGTTTCAGCGCCGATGTTGAGTATGTCAGCGACCGCGAGTATTTTGAAGATTTCGGCACCGTGGCCGAAGAGTACGACAAGGATGAAGTGGAGTCCACCGTGGCCCTGAGCCGTCAATGGGGCAACTGGAACATGACAGCTGAACTGCTTTACACCAAAGATCTCGAAGAGGGGGCGGATAACGATCATACCCTGCAACGACTGCCGGAGATCCAGCTCGATTACAATCGCACACGGATAGGCCAGACGCCGTTTTATGCCAAGCTCGACTCCACCTCGACCTACTTCTGGCGCCGTGAAGGATTGAAAGGGGAGCGGATGGACATTCGCCCGGCGCTCTCGGCAATTTTTCAGCCGGGCATGTTCGTTGAGATTGAACCGGAGATTGGCTACCGCGAGCGACTCTACTGGACGTCCAGCGAGGGACCGGGCTTTGAGCATGCTGAAAATATGGACTTCTCCACGCGGATTTCCACCCGCGTTTCGCGTATTTTTAATTTGGGGACAACCTCGGGCCTGACCAAACTCAAGCACAGTGTTGAACCGGAAGTCACTTATTTTTACACGCCGAACAAAAAGCAGGACGACCTGCCCTATTTTGACGGTGCCGACCGGGTCGACAATGCCAATGAAGTGGAATATGCATTGGTTAATCGTCTGGTCGGGCGGTTTGATTCGGAGAATGGTTCGCCGAGTTACCTTGAACTGGTCTATTTCCGTCTGTCACAGACCTATGACATCTGGCTGAGCCGCCGTGACCGTGAAGAAAGGGAAGATGAAGATCGTTTTTCTGATATCCGTAGTGAGTTGATTGTGCGTCCCAGCAATCGCTGGGTGTTTGATATCGACAGTTATTACGATCCCCACCGGAATGAATTGAGTAAATTCACTGCCGAGTTTGGCGCCTACTACAGTGATGATCACAGCTATACCGCGTCCTATCGCTACAAAGAGGATGACTCGGAATATCTGGCCACAACCCTGGCGGTGGATTGGTTTGACCCGTTGTTCGTGACTTACGAGTATCGCCATGACCTGGTGGAAGACCATCGTCTGGAAAATGTCGTGGCTCTGGAATATCGTGCCCAGTGCTGGAGCGTGTTCGTCAGTTACCGTGACCGCATCGAAGATCATGAACTTATGGTCAGCTTCGCTCTCAGCGGTATCGGTTCCGTCGGCCACGCCGGTGCCAGCCTCGGCACTGAGTAA
- a CDS encoding THUMP domain-containing protein — MMKNTEEQFYAIVAPGFESVCAHELETSLQVPVTMDHGGVTFSGKLRELYLANLWSRCASRIIVRLGSFNCRDFPSLYRKAVRLPWGRFIKPGTAIDVRVTCRQSRLNHSGRIAQTIDDAVSKALGMAEQQDGTTFRQQILIRFDNDQCQISIDSSGERLHRRGYRHQMTPAPLRETLAAGCLLQCGWNGDRDFLDALCGSGTLAIEAAMIAAQLAPGRQRTFAFQQWPGYRENMWHTLLREADRLQRTPTVTIAASDQDEQAIEAAKINARAAGVTQWIHFDRCPYQEQHGCGSHGLWLSNPPYGERLQHTQTTTTLLQALRDHFRANFSGWQGMMILPHPLQGLPPAELQFRNGGLPVALYPLHEPT; from the coding sequence ATGATGAAAAACACTGAGGAACAATTTTACGCCATTGTCGCTCCCGGCTTTGAGTCTGTTTGCGCTCACGAACTGGAAACCAGCTTACAGGTGCCGGTCACCATGGACCACGGTGGTGTCACCTTTTCCGGCAAACTGCGTGAGCTGTATCTGGCCAATTTATGGTCGCGCTGTGCCAGCCGGATCATTGTCCGCCTGGGATCGTTCAATTGCCGTGATTTTCCGAGCCTATACCGCAAGGCGGTTCGTCTGCCATGGGGCCGTTTTATTAAACCTGGCACCGCCATCGACGTGCGTGTCACCTGTCGGCAATCGCGCCTCAACCACAGTGGCCGCATCGCCCAAACCATTGACGATGCCGTCAGCAAGGCCCTCGGCATGGCCGAGCAACAGGATGGCACGACGTTTCGCCAACAGATTCTGATTCGGTTTGACAACGACCAGTGCCAAATCTCGATCGACAGCAGCGGCGAGCGACTCCACCGCCGCGGCTATCGCCACCAGATGACACCGGCACCGTTGCGGGAAACGTTGGCGGCCGGATGCCTGCTGCAGTGTGGCTGGAACGGAGACAGAGACTTCCTCGATGCCTTGTGCGGTTCAGGAACCCTGGCCATTGAAGCGGCGATGATCGCCGCTCAACTGGCTCCAGGGCGCCAAAGGACGTTTGCCTTTCAACAGTGGCCCGGCTATCGAGAAAACATGTGGCACACCCTGCTGCGCGAAGCGGACCGCCTGCAACGCACCCCAACCGTCACCATTGCCGCCAGTGATCAGGATGAGCAGGCGATTGAAGCGGCAAAAATCAATGCCAGAGCCGCCGGAGTCACTCAATGGATCCATTTTGACCGCTGCCCGTATCAGGAACAACACGGTTGCGGGTCCCATGGCTTATGGCTGAGCAATCCTCCTTACGGAGAACGCTTACAGCACACACAGACAACCACAACACTCTTACAAGCACTGCGTGACCACTTCCGCGCCAATTTCAGCGGCTGGCAGGGGATGATGATCCTTCCCCACCCATTGCAAGGTTTGCCGCCGGCTGAACTCCAATTTCGCAATGGTGGTCTACCCGTGGCACTGTATCCATTACACGAGCCCACATAA
- a CDS encoding DUF815 domain-containing protein, whose amino-acid sequence MAFGDLEIDWDYLLERVDRLIDLGEARLSSGFDEENIDTELFSRAAAFYWQGDGLRPLLDVDLLPMASLVGLEPQRASIVSNTAHFVQALPAHHVLIRGERGMGKTALVRGLLPQFVAEGLRVVEVRTGYLQDVEALVRWLQDVPLHFLVLCEDIDPEANPAGYQSLLALLNRGLVGCPTNVRLYVTMTDEAGASIQGGRLEPYFGLWLDVPKVDEGGFLQIVQCLARSYGCDPLDDETQQTALRWAEQGRGFSALSAEQFVVHYCAQQAEIADQDHMDLME is encoded by the coding sequence ATGGCCTTTGGTGATCTGGAAATTGACTGGGATTATCTTCTTGAACGGGTCGATCGTCTCATCGACCTTGGTGAAGCACGGTTGTCCAGTGGTTTTGATGAAGAGAATATCGATACCGAATTGTTCAGCCGTGCCGCGGCATTTTACTGGCAGGGGGATGGTTTACGTCCTCTGCTCGATGTCGATTTGTTGCCCATGGCGTCTTTGGTCGGGCTGGAGCCGCAACGAGCTTCTATCGTCAGCAATACAGCCCATTTTGTCCAGGCACTGCCGGCCCATCACGTCTTGATTCGTGGTGAGCGCGGGATGGGGAAAACCGCCCTGGTGCGTGGCCTGCTGCCGCAGTTTGTTGCCGAGGGCTTGCGTGTCGTCGAAGTTCGCACCGGTTATCTTCAGGATGTTGAAGCTCTGGTGCGCTGGTTGCAGGATGTGCCGCTGCACTTTCTCGTTCTGTGTGAAGACATTGATCCCGAGGCTAATCCGGCCGGGTATCAATCCCTGTTGGCTCTGCTCAACCGGGGGCTTGTTGGCTGCCCGACCAACGTGCGCTTGTATGTGACCATGACCGATGAAGCCGGGGCGTCCATTCAGGGGGGACGACTGGAACCGTATTTTGGTTTGTGGCTGGATGTACCCAAGGTGGATGAAGGCGGGTTCCTCCAGATTGTTCAGTGTCTGGCGCGAAGCTACGGTTGTGATCCGCTGGATGACGAGACACAACAGACCGCCTTGCGCTGGGCTGAGCAGGGGCGTGGTTTCAGTGCGTTAAGTGCCGAACAATTTGTGGTGCATTATTGTGCGCAACAGGCTGAAATTGCGGATCAAGACCACATGGATCTCATGGAATAA